The proteins below are encoded in one region of Amycolatopsis acidiphila:
- a CDS encoding L-lactate permease yields MYRQILDPVAGSLAWSSLVAAIPLLALFVLLGILRMTAWLAALISLAVALVVAIVVYPMPAAPAFLAAAEGAAFGFFPILWIVLNAIWIYNMTVHTGHFDVLRRSFAKVSDDQRIQGVIIAFSFGALLEALAGFGTPVAITSVMLIALGFKPLKAATVALVANTAPVAFGALAVPITTLATVTNLPLHDLSAMVGRQTPVLGVFVPLALVFIIDGKRGIRQTWPGALVCGVVFAVAQFAVSNYVSAPLTDIIASLLSAGAMVLFLRVWTPAESYVEGGGVPVTGAAAVAGGSDRQAGASTATMEQPPRNPGGGGSDRGEYDRPAEVFRAYAPYLIIIAVFALAQIPALKDALTSVTKTFNWPGLHIQSAAGKASTLPQFKLDWLDAAGTLLVIAGLLTIPVIRIRPARALRAYGATYRQLATAIVTVMAVLALAYVMNASGQTATLGTWMAGAGGAFALISPILGWLGVAVTGSDTSSNSLFGALQVVAAQKAGLSATLLSAANSSGGVLGKMISPQNLAIAAAAVGMSGKEGDLFRRVLVWSLVFVAVMCLLVYLQSTSALAWMVP; encoded by the coding sequence ATGTACCGGCAGATTCTCGACCCGGTCGCAGGCTCGCTCGCGTGGTCCTCGCTCGTCGCGGCGATACCCCTGCTCGCGTTGTTCGTCCTGCTCGGCATCCTGCGGATGACCGCGTGGCTCGCCGCGCTGATCTCGCTGGCGGTCGCCCTCGTCGTGGCGATCGTCGTCTACCCGATGCCGGCCGCGCCCGCGTTCCTCGCCGCGGCCGAGGGAGCGGCGTTCGGCTTCTTCCCCATCCTGTGGATCGTGCTCAACGCGATCTGGATCTACAACATGACCGTCCACACCGGACACTTCGACGTGCTGCGCCGGTCGTTCGCCAAGGTCAGCGACGACCAGCGGATCCAGGGCGTCATCATCGCCTTCTCCTTCGGCGCGCTGCTGGAGGCGCTGGCCGGGTTCGGCACGCCGGTCGCGATCACCAGCGTCATGCTCATCGCGCTGGGGTTCAAACCGCTCAAGGCGGCCACGGTCGCGCTGGTCGCCAACACCGCGCCGGTGGCGTTCGGCGCCCTCGCCGTGCCGATCACCACCCTGGCGACCGTGACCAACCTGCCGCTGCACGACCTGTCCGCGATGGTCGGGCGGCAGACGCCGGTGCTCGGCGTGTTCGTGCCGCTCGCACTGGTGTTCATCATCGACGGCAAGCGGGGCATCCGGCAGACCTGGCCGGGCGCGCTGGTGTGCGGCGTGGTGTTCGCAGTCGCCCAGTTCGCCGTGTCCAACTACGTCAGCGCACCGCTCACCGACATCATCGCTTCGCTGCTCAGCGCCGGCGCGATGGTGTTGTTCCTGCGCGTGTGGACGCCGGCGGAGTCCTATGTGGAGGGCGGCGGGGTGCCGGTGACCGGCGCGGCCGCGGTGGCCGGCGGAAGCGACCGGCAGGCCGGGGCGTCGACGGCCACGATGGAGCAGCCGCCGCGGAACCCGGGTGGCGGCGGGAGCGACCGCGGCGAGTACGACCGGCCGGCCGAGGTGTTCCGGGCGTACGCGCCCTACCTGATCATCATCGCGGTGTTCGCGCTCGCGCAGATCCCGGCTCTCAAGGACGCGCTGACGAGCGTGACGAAGACGTTCAACTGGCCGGGCCTGCACATCCAGTCCGCCGCGGGGAAGGCATCGACCCTGCCGCAGTTCAAGCTCGACTGGCTGGACGCCGCGGGCACGCTGCTCGTGATCGCCGGGCTGCTCACGATCCCGGTGATCCGCATCCGGCCGGCCCGCGCCCTGCGCGCGTACGGGGCCACCTACCGGCAACTGGCCACGGCGATCGTCACCGTGATGGCTGTCCTCGCCCTGGCGTACGTGATGAACGCCAGCGGCCAGACGGCGACGCTGGGCACCTGGATGGCAGGGGCGGGCGGCGCCTTCGCGTTGATCTCGCCGATCCTCGGCTGGCTGGGTGTCGCGGTGACCGGCTCGGACACCTCGTCGAACTCGTTGTTCGGTGCCCTGCAGGTGGTCGCGGCCCAGAAGGCCGGCCTCAGCGCCACGCTGCTGTCCGCGGCGAACTCCTCCGGTGGCGTCCTGGGCAAGATGATCAGCCCGCAGAACCTCGCGATCGCGGCGGCGGCCGTGGGCATGTCCGGCAAGGAGGGCGACCTGTTCCGCCGGGTCCTGGTGTGGAGCCTGGTGTTCGTCGCGGTGATGTGCCTGCTGGTGTACCTGCAGTCGACGTCCGCGCTGGCGTGGATGGTGCCCTGA
- a CDS encoding lysylphosphatidylglycerol synthase domain-containing protein: MTETSRTRQATGLPLGRHPRDLVVLVTAAGVVVLCALAATRSANPVEVAIYGQFQRIPAQSFVVWRVLDWAGGWAGVAAVAAVALYVKRVRLGLQCAGAGLLAWGLSLAVHAWTGSSAVPAALLAAPGVRLPGPGGFPFPPSHAAVAAAVVAVAAPYLKGRYRAPSWVAVVLVAAAGVYLGHSLPLAALAGVFLGWGVGALIHLVFGAPGRQTSSAAVYDALAGAGLAPVSVVAVRGHALGPLEFLAVTSAGDRLRVEAVRRLHRRAGPWYRLRRLLASLEVADEPQLSSTYHEAEHEALVTLLAQQGGVPTPPIVLACQAPDGSALLVRREITGSRLTGLAPGGIDDALLKDIWGLVGKLGDARIAHHDLRAKNVLVDTAGRPWLLNLTFGKAGAADDRIAQDLAEALVSIASVVGVERSVRTATQALPADLLESALPYLQPLAIPRRIRLQLGNVRYVLTDLRETLAERIDRPIPTFRSPLRPGGVIGLVLFGAAVYTLLPQLTQVRAVGEALGRADWGWLAATVLTGLAAIVLAAVSIMGASLDPLPFWRTTLVQLAAAFTGRTTPGGVGFFGINIAFMERLGIRRAHAVGVAALNIAATGVLGGIWSVAGAFGLGSSGLLRGISVPHGWPVVGAVAALVVVAGAVLGSPFGRRKFVRPAVRVGRELGTTLRQPRRAAQLFGGAAGYLAVSGAGLATSLAAFGHPVPVAAVLTVFVIGHTFGHIIPTPGGIGAVESLTVAGLTALGTPPTTAVLAVLVSRVLTYWLPILPGIAAFRYLQHRNVI, encoded by the coding sequence GTGACCGAGACCAGCCGAACCCGGCAAGCGACGGGCCTGCCCTTGGGGCGCCACCCCCGGGACCTCGTCGTCCTGGTGACCGCCGCCGGGGTGGTCGTGCTGTGCGCGCTGGCCGCGACGCGCTCGGCCAACCCGGTCGAGGTCGCGATCTACGGGCAGTTCCAGCGCATTCCCGCGCAGTCCTTCGTCGTGTGGCGGGTGCTCGACTGGGCCGGCGGCTGGGCCGGGGTCGCGGCGGTCGCCGCCGTCGCGCTGTACGTCAAGCGAGTCCGGCTCGGACTGCAGTGCGCCGGGGCCGGACTGCTGGCGTGGGGGCTCAGCCTCGCCGTGCACGCCTGGACCGGGTCGAGCGCGGTGCCCGCGGCGTTGCTCGCGGCACCGGGGGTGCGGTTGCCCGGGCCCGGCGGATTCCCGTTCCCGCCTTCGCACGCCGCCGTGGCGGCGGCCGTGGTGGCCGTCGCCGCCCCCTATCTCAAGGGCCGCTACCGTGCGCCGTCGTGGGTCGCGGTGGTACTGGTCGCCGCCGCGGGCGTGTATCTCGGCCACAGCCTGCCGCTCGCCGCCTTGGCCGGGGTGTTCCTCGGCTGGGGCGTCGGCGCCCTGATCCACCTGGTGTTCGGGGCGCCGGGCAGGCAGACCTCGTCGGCCGCGGTGTACGACGCACTCGCCGGAGCGGGACTCGCCCCGGTCAGCGTCGTCGCGGTGCGGGGACACGCGCTGGGGCCGCTGGAGTTCCTCGCCGTGACGTCGGCCGGTGACCGGCTGCGGGTAGAGGCGGTCCGCCGCCTGCATCGCCGGGCCGGTCCCTGGTACCGGTTGCGGCGCCTGCTCGCGTCGCTCGAGGTGGCGGACGAACCGCAGCTGTCCAGCACCTATCACGAGGCCGAGCACGAAGCACTGGTCACGCTGCTGGCCCAGCAGGGCGGGGTGCCGACACCGCCGATCGTGCTGGCATGCCAGGCCCCCGACGGGTCCGCGCTGCTGGTGCGCCGCGAGATCACCGGCAGCCGGCTCACCGGGCTGGCTCCCGGTGGGATCGACGACGCCCTGCTCAAGGACATCTGGGGCCTGGTGGGCAAGCTCGGCGACGCCCGGATCGCCCACCACGACCTGCGCGCGAAGAACGTGCTGGTCGACACCGCCGGGCGGCCGTGGCTGCTCAACCTCACCTTCGGCAAGGCGGGTGCCGCCGACGACCGGATCGCGCAGGACCTCGCCGAAGCCCTGGTGTCGATCGCGTCGGTCGTCGGCGTCGAACGCTCAGTCCGCACCGCGACGCAGGCGCTGCCCGCCGACCTGCTCGAGTCCGCACTGCCCTATCTGCAGCCGCTCGCGATACCGCGCCGGATCCGTCTGCAGCTCGGCAACGTCCGCTACGTCCTGACCGATCTGCGGGAGACTCTCGCGGAGCGGATCGACCGGCCGATCCCGACGTTCCGCTCCCCGCTGCGCCCGGGCGGCGTGATCGGCCTGGTGCTGTTCGGTGCCGCCGTCTACACGTTGCTGCCGCAGCTGACGCAGGTGCGCGCGGTGGGCGAAGCGCTGGGCCGGGCGGACTGGGGATGGCTGGCCGCGACCGTGCTGACCGGCCTGGCCGCGATCGTGCTGGCCGCGGTGTCGATCATGGGCGCGAGCCTGGACCCGCTGCCGTTCTGGCGCACCACCCTGGTGCAGCTGGCGGCGGCGTTCACGGGCCGCACGACGCCGGGCGGAGTGGGCTTCTTCGGCATCAACATCGCGTTCATGGAGCGGCTCGGCATCCGCCGGGCGCACGCGGTGGGGGTCGCGGCGCTCAACATCGCCGCGACCGGGGTGCTCGGCGGGATCTGGTCGGTCGCCGGTGCGTTCGGCCTCGGTTCATCGGGCCTGCTGCGCGGGATCTCGGTGCCGCACGGGTGGCCGGTGGTCGGGGCGGTGGCCGCGCTGGTCGTGGTGGCGGGCGCCGTGCTGGGATCGCCGTTCGGCAGGCGCAAGTTCGTCCGGCCCGCGGTGCGGGTCGGACGGGAACTGGGCACCACACTGCGCCAGCCACGCCGGGCAGCTCAGCTGTTCGGCGGTGCCGCCGGCTACCTCGCGGTGTCCGGGGCCGGCCTGGCCACGAGCCTCGCCGCCTTCGGCCACCCGGTGCCGGTGGCCGCCGTGCTCACCGTGTTCGTGATCGGGCACACCTTCGGCCACATCATCCCGACCCCCGGCGGCATCGGGGCCGTCGAGTCGCTGACGGTCGCGGGTCTGACCGCGCTGGGCACACCTCCGACGACCGCCGTGCTGGCCGTGCTCGTCTCCCGGGTGCTCACCTACTGGCTGCCGATCCTGCCCGGGATCGCCGCGTTCCGGTACCTGCAGCACCGCAACGTCATCTGA
- a CDS encoding carbohydrate-binding protein — MSAGSSMVAVLGTLIVPGTADKYRYTDVSAPLLPAGNHDVYLVFDGPLDLHSFRLTR; from the coding sequence GTGTCGGCGGGGTCGTCGATGGTGGCGGTCCTGGGCACCCTGATCGTTCCCGGCACTGCCGACAAGTACCGCTACACGGACGTTTCCGCGCCACTCCTGCCTGCCGGGAACCACGACGTGTACCTGGTGTTCGACGGACCGCTGGACCTGCACTCGTTCCGGCTGACGCGGTGA
- a CDS encoding class I SAM-dependent methyltransferase, producing the protein MVDDTWAGLADQFADGAYASVKGRVRTYVLHQHLLEHLPEAPATVLDVGGGAGHQSFPLAQAGYEVTLLDPSPAMLAKAEQQLRRLPGEARRRVTLLQADGENAVEAVDGRRFGAVLCHGVLGYLEQPEPVVEQLCRCAAAGGVVSIMSGNARTGAVRPALERRWEDALAAFDATSEVGVLGVPTRADTVEHLSELMRGQGVEPVRWYGVWLFTDWLEFSGAELDPGDTRQLAAMAAVELEASRRDPYRQLSRPFHLVGRKPTLD; encoded by the coding sequence GTGGTCGATGACACCTGGGCCGGTTTGGCCGACCAGTTCGCCGATGGCGCTTACGCCTCGGTGAAAGGGCGCGTGCGCACCTATGTGCTGCACCAGCACCTGCTCGAACATCTGCCGGAAGCGCCGGCCACGGTGCTGGACGTCGGCGGTGGTGCGGGCCATCAGTCGTTTCCGCTGGCGCAGGCCGGCTACGAGGTGACGCTGCTCGATCCGTCACCGGCGATGCTGGCCAAGGCCGAGCAGCAACTCCGGCGGCTGCCCGGTGAGGCCCGGCGACGGGTCACGCTCTTGCAGGCCGACGGCGAGAACGCCGTCGAGGCGGTGGACGGGCGACGCTTCGGCGCTGTGTTGTGCCATGGCGTGCTCGGCTACCTGGAGCAACCGGAGCCCGTGGTCGAGCAGCTGTGCCGGTGCGCGGCCGCCGGTGGCGTGGTCTCGATCATGTCCGGGAACGCCAGGACGGGTGCGGTACGCCCGGCCTTGGAACGGCGGTGGGAAGACGCCCTGGCGGCGTTCGACGCCACCAGCGAGGTCGGGGTGCTCGGAGTGCCGACCCGGGCCGACACGGTGGAGCACCTCAGCGAACTCATGCGGGGCCAGGGCGTGGAGCCGGTGCGCTGGTACGGGGTCTGGCTGTTCACCGACTGGCTCGAGTTCAGCGGAGCCGAGCTGGATCCCGGCGACACGCGGCAGCTGGCGGCGATGGCCGCGGTCGAGCTCGAGGCCAGCAGACGGGATCCCTACCGCCAGCTCAGTCGCCCCTTCCATCTCGTGGGGCGCAAGCCGACGCTCGACTAG